In Pseudoliparis swirei isolate HS2019 ecotype Mariana Trench chromosome 9, NWPU_hadal_v1, whole genome shotgun sequence, a genomic segment contains:
- the zfp64 gene encoding zinc finger protein 64, producing the protein MATYNTDGHSVVVELSPDIHICGFCKQQYNNFEVFLAHKQNGCSLPTSATTATTTLTDSSTEFVFEETYQTCVMRGVKKILTKAQKTPSKKLKPSLTSKRHSCCFSGCTFKTQYGQKDMERHLKTHTGEKPFECELCHKRFSRRDKLNMHSRSHTGEKPHKCKHCPYAAADSSSLKKHLRIHYDERPFKCQICPYASRNSSQLTVHLRSHTGDAPFQCQQCDAKFKINSDLKRHIRIHSGEKPYECNFCEYRCAMKGNLKSHVQLKHGTENSSHCEHCDFQCASKAALREHMREHQPIQPIQCSECTYSCASKGALKVHERVHSEDRPFKCDFCNFASKQRSNLVIHKRKCHSDKPEKGDGGRGGGTGGGGDSPKPVGSRYRAKLEAAQAFCCDSCNASFVREDSLRSHKKQHRDTLNVFQLQLSAPADVHLVPVTTAKSNTQLEVPIPSDSMAPYSSAQLKIIVSHPLGQENSLLPGGGDGPHKTSMVLLSPESQDMVVHSMIQQGNLLTPMQPVGSRQTAEATLETQTVLLTQLGPGDASNPLHRALLQTAVTAQDASSGTQTFITTCSELEGLNALIQEGGTEVTVVTEGNAATAATATAADGARGPSEDMSKPAGAVAVGGSVSPCEESALLVPNISLCSQNVVIHGVPLIVSTRQQQTIEQLSPHTLYSDTHTLEDIPQ; encoded by the exons ATGGCAACATACAACACCGACG GACATTCTGTTGTGGTGGAATTGAGTCCAGACATCCATATCTGTGGATTCTGCAAGCAGCAGTATAATAATTTTGAGGTCTTTCTCGCCCATAAGCAAAATGGATGCTCCTTACCAACCTCTGCCACCACTGCAACCACCACTCTCACAG ATTCCAGCACCGAGTTTGTTTTTGAGGAAACCTACCAGACGTGTGTTATGAGAGGTGTTAAAAAGATCCTGACCAAAGCACAGAAAACACCTTCCAAAAAATTGAAACCTTCCctgacttcaaagagacacagcTGCTGTTTCTCAG GTTGCACTTTCAAGACGCAGTATGGCCAAAAAGACATGGAGCGGCATCTCAAAACCCACACCG gtgagaagccatttgAATGTGAGCTTTGCCACAAACGCTTCAGCCGGCGGGACAAGCTCAACATGCACAGCCGCTCGCACACAGGCGAGAAGCCGCACAAGTGTAAGCACTGTCCCTACgcagcagcagacagcagcagttTGAAGAAGCACCTGCGAATCCACTATGATGAACGGCCGTTTAAGTGCCAGATCTGTCCTTACGCCAGCCGCAACTCCAGCCAACTCACCGTCCACCTGCGCTCGCACACTG GGGATGCACCTTTCCAGTGCCAACAGTGTGATGCAAAGTTCAAAATCAACTCAGACCTGAAGAGGCACATCCGGATTCACTCGGGGGAAAAACCATACGAGTGTAACTTTTGTGAGTACCGCTGCGCCATGAAAGGCAACCTGAAATCTCACGTTCAGCTCAAGCATGGCACCGAGAACTCCTCCCACTGTGAGCACTGTGACTTCCAGTGTGCCAGCAAGGCTGCTCTGCGAGAGCACATGCGAGAACACCAACCCATTCAGCCCATCCAGTGTTCCGAGTGCACTTACTCCTGCGCCAGCAAGGGGGCGCTCAAAGTCCACGAGAGGGTCCACTCGGAGGATCGGCCCTTTAAATGTGACTTCTGCAACTTTGCCTCCAAGCAGCGCAGTAACCTCGTCATCCACAAAAGGAAGTGCCACTCGGATAAGCCTGAAAAAGGTGACGGTGGCAGGGGTGGAGGAACAGGCGGAGGAGGGGACTCTCCAAAGCCTGTGGGCTCCAGGTACCGGGCCAAACTAGAAGCGGCTCAGGCGTTCTGCTGTGACTCGTGCAACGCTTCCTTCGTGAGGGAGGACTCCCTGCGGAGCCACAAGAAGCAGCATCGAGACACACTGAACGTGTTTCAGCTCCAGCTCTCCGCCCCGGCGGATGTCCACTTGGTTCCGGTCACAACGGCGAAGAGCAACACCCAGCTTGAGGTTCCTATCCCGTCTGACTCGATGGCTCCTTACAGCAGTGCGCAGCTCAAAATCATCGTATCTCACCCTCTGGGCCAGGAGAACTCCTTACTTCCAGGTGGTGGGGATGGTCCGCATAAGACCAGCATGGTCCTGCTCAGCCCGGAAAGCCAGGACATGGTCGTCCACTCCATGATCCAGCAGGGGAACTTGCTCACACCAATGCAACCCGTCGGGTCGCGCCAGACTGCCGAGGCCACACTAGAAACTCAGACGGTCCTGTTGACGCAGCTCGGCCCCGGTGACGCCAGCAACCCGCTCCACCGGGCCCTGCTGCAGACCGCCGTCACTGCTCAGGACGCCAGCAGCGGCACGCAGACTTTCATCACGACCTGCTCGGAGCTGGAGGGCCTCAACGCCTTGATCCAGGAGGGTGGCACGGAGGTGACAGTGGTGACGGAAGGGAACGCCGCCACGGCGGCGACGGCAACTGCAGCCGACGGGGCGCGCGGTCCATCGGAGGACATGTCGAAGCCAGCAGGGGCAGTTGCGGTCGGGGGGAGCGTCTCACCCTGTGAGGAAAGTGCGTTGCTGGTGCCGAACATCAGCCTTTGCAGCCAGAATGTGGTCATCCACGGGGTTCCACTCATCGTGTCCACTCGGCAGCAGCAGACGATAGAGCAGCTCTCTCCTCACACACTGTActccgatacacacacactggaagacATCCCACAGTGA